From Streptomyces zhihengii, the proteins below share one genomic window:
- a CDS encoding FmdB family zinc ribbon protein has protein sequence MPRYEYRCRTCGDTFEVSRPMAESSAPADCPAGHDDTVKLLSAVAVGGTAAGGSGAAPAPSGGGGGGCCGGGCCG, from the coding sequence ATGCCTCGATACGAGTACCGCTGCCGCACGTGCGGCGACACCTTCGAAGTGAGCCGGCCCATGGCCGAGTCGTCCGCTCCGGCGGACTGCCCCGCCGGGCACGACGACACCGTGAAGCTGCTCTCCGCCGTGGCCGTCGGCGGCACCGCGGCCGGCGGATCCGGCGCGGCACCCGCCCCGTCGGGCGGGGGCGGGGGCGGCTGCTGCGGAGGCGGCTGCTGCGGCTGA